The following proteins come from a genomic window of Ictalurus furcatus strain D&B chromosome 14, Billie_1.0, whole genome shotgun sequence:
- the LOC128618726 gene encoding hyaluronidase-5-like, with protein sequence MAGLTPFTRRYMQQLPFLILLNLAGLYFSAALPPTKAPIFGKPFVVIWNAPIDKCNKLQIPLDFGGFHAITTPQQVPDQVLTLMYSSKWGLFPYIDLYNFTQYNGGIPQKGNLTASLQKAKKEFNQYIPSSAPGLAVLDWEEWFPLFDQNTDLREIYKAVSINYTLQQNPSLTSNQATFIAKEQFEKAARSFLEETLQLGISQRPNILWGIYLFPDCYNYDFLNTNYTGKCPQSANIVNDKLQWLWQASTAFFPSAYMPLSVSKTQKAALFIRHRVLEAMRVAESSHRPYIAPIYLYLQLLLLDQKGMYKSEADLIRSIGESAALGAAGCLLWGSSYYFKDTESCASLSTYLSNTANKYVVNVTTAAELCSDVLCQGNGRCVRQSYDSDDYLHLNINSFVIEKIDGMYKVFGQLSNDDLIDWANKFTCQCYEDRKCMA encoded by the exons ATGGCGGGCCTCACTCCGTTCACAAGAAGATATATGCAGCAACTACCTTTCCTCATCCTTTTGAACCTGGCTGGGTTATACTTTTCAGCAGCTCTTCCACCAACTAAAGCTCCAATTTTTGGTAAGCCGTTTGTGGTCATTTGGAATGCTCCCATCGACAAATGCAATAAACTGCAGATCCCCCTGGACTTTGGTGGGTTTCATGCCATCACCACACCTCAGCAGGTGCCTGACCAAGTCCTGACCCTCATGTATAGTAGCAAATGGGGGCTTTTTCCTTATATTGACCTCTACAATTTCACACAATACAATGGTGGCATTCCACAAAAGGGAAACTTAACTGCCAGTCTGCAGAAAGCTAAAAAAGAGTTCAACCAGTACATTCCATCATCTGCACCTGGCCTGGCTGTCCTTGATTGGGAGGAGTGGTTTCCTTTGTTTGATCAAAATACAGACTTAAGAGAGATCTATAAGGCAGTGTCCATAAACTACACCCTTCAGCAGAATCCCTCCCTTACAAGCAACCAAGCTACATTTATAGCCAAAGAGCAATTTGAGAAAGCTGCCAGAAGTTTCTTGGAAGAAACATTGCAGTTAGGAATCTCACAAAGACCAAATATTCTCTGGGGCATTTATTTGTTCCCTGACTGCTACAACTACGATTTTTTGAACACAAACTACACAGGAAAATGTCCTCAGAGTGCAAATATAGTAAATGACAAACTTCAGTGGTTGTGGCAGGCAAGTACTGCATTCTTTCCATCAGCATACATGCCACTTTCTGTAAGTAAAACCCAGAAAGCAGCTCTGTTTATTCGACACAGGGTGCTAGAAGCAATGAGAGTGGCAGAGTCGTCACACCGGCCCTACATTGCTCCCATTTATTTGTATCTGCAACTCCTTTTGCTGGATCAAAAGGGCATGTACAAGTCAGAG GCTGACCTGATTCGGAGTATTGGCGAGAGTGCAGCTCTGGGAGCCGCTGGATGTTTACTGTGGGGCTCTAGCTATTATTTTAAAGACACG GAATCATGCGCATCCCTTTCTACATACTTGTCTAACACAGCAAATAAGTATGTTGTCAATGTTACAACTGCAGCTGAACTGTGCAGTGACGTGCTGTGTCAAGGTAATGGCCGATGTGTCCGTCAAAGCTATGATTCAGATGACTACCTACACCTCAACATAAACAGCTTTGTTATAGAGAAGATTGATGGAATGTATAAAGTCTTTGGGCAACTTTCCAATGATGACCTCATCGACTGGGCTAACAAGTTCACCTGTCAGTGCTATGAGGACAGAAAATGCATGGCttaa